In Acidobacteriota bacterium, the genomic window ATCACCGCCTACGCCGAGCGCCTGCTGGACGATTTGGAAGAAGTCGACTGGCCGGAAGGCGTCAAGGAGATGCAGCGCAACTGGATCGGCAAGAGCCAGGGCGCCGACATCCGCTTCGAGGTGGCGGGGACGCAGCACGCCTTCGAGGTCTTCACCACCCGTCCCGACACCCTGATGGGGGCCACTTACTGCGTGTTGGCTCCTGAGCATCCGCTGGTGGAGCAGATCGTCAGCGACGAGCGCCGTGAGGTCGTCGAAGAGTATGTGACACAGGCCAAGCAGAAGTCCGACCTGGCCCGCACCGATCTGGCCAAAGAAAAGACCGGAGTCTACAGCGGGGCCGACGCGGTGCATCCGGTCACCGGCGAAGAAGTTCCCATCTGGATCGCCGATTACGTGCTCATGACCTACGGCACGGGCGCCATCATGGCCGTTCCCGGACACGACGAGCGCGACCACGAGTTCGCCCGCCAGTTCGGCCTGCCCATCGTCGAGGTGGTTTCGGGCGGCGCCAAGCCGGTTGAAGAAGAAGCCTTCACCGACAACGTGGAGGGCACCCTGGTCAATTCCGAGTTCCTGGACGGACTCGAGGTGCCGGACGCCATACGCCGCATGACCGAGTGGCTGGAAGCCGAAGGCAAAGGACGCCTCAAGGTGCAGTACCGCCTTCGCGACTGGCTCTTTTCGCGCCAACGCTACTGGGGCGAGCCCTTTCCCATCCTGCACGCCGAGGACGGTGAGGAGATTCCCGTCAGCGAAGACGACCTGCCGGTGGAACTGCCGCCGGTGGACGAATACCGTCCCACCGAAGACGGGCGTCCGCCCCTGGCCCGGGCCTCCCGGGACTGGCTGACCGTCACCCTGCCCGACGGACGCAAGGCGCGCCGGGAAACCAACACCATGCCCCAGTGGGCCGGATCGTGCTGGTACTACCTGCGCTTCATCGACGCCCAAAACGATCAAGCGCCCTGGGACAGGGAGCTGGAGCGCTACTGGATGCCCGTCGATCTCTACATCGGCGGCGTCGAACACGCCGTCCTGCACCTGCTCTACGCCCGCTTCTGGCACAAGGTGCTCTACGACTGCGGATGGGTTTCCACCAAAGAGCCCTTTCAAAAGCTCTTCAACCAGGGGATGATCCTGGCCTTTTCCTACCTGGACGAGGACGGCAAGTACCACCATCCCGACGAGGTGGAAAAGGCCGAGGGGCAGTGGCGCGTGAAAGCCGGCGGCAAGCCCGTCAGCGAACAGATCGAGAAGATGAGCAAGTCCAAGCTCAACGTGGTCAATCCCGACGACGTCATCGACGAGTACGGCGCCGACGCCATGCGTCTCTACGAGCTCTTCATGGGTCCGCTGGAGCAGGTCAAGCCCTGGCAGATGGACGGGGTGGAAGGCGTCTACCGCTTCCTGGGACGGGTCTGGCGCCTGGTGGTTGACGAGAACAGCGGCGATCTGTCGTCCACCATCGCCGATGCGCCCGGATCGAGCCAGATGGGGCTGTGGAAGACGCTCCACCGCACCATCAAGAAGGTCAGCGAGGACACCGAAAATCTGCGCTTCAACACCGCCATCTCCCAAATGAT contains:
- the leuS gene encoding leucine--tRNA ligase, whose translation is MSANRYNPAEIEPKWQEEWERRKAFRVSNDPEDLRGKAKFYILDMFPYPSGAGLHVGHPEGYTATDVVARMKRMQGLNVLHPMGWDAFGLPAERAAVRENIHPAEITQRNIDNFRRQIKRLGFSYDWDREISTASPDYYRWTQWIFLKLYQKGLAYMAEVPVNWCPALGTVLANEEVKDGKYIETGDPVEKRSMKQWMLKITAYAERLLDDLEEVDWPEGVKEMQRNWIGKSQGADIRFEVAGTQHAFEVFTTRPDTLMGATYCVLAPEHPLVEQIVSDERREVVEEYVTQAKQKSDLARTDLAKEKTGVYSGADAVHPVTGEEVPIWIADYVLMTYGTGAIMAVPGHDERDHEFARQFGLPIVEVVSGGAKPVEEEAFTDNVEGTLVNSEFLDGLEVPDAIRRMTEWLEAEGKGRLKVQYRLRDWLFSRQRYWGEPFPILHAEDGEEIPVSEDDLPVELPPVDEYRPTEDGRPPLARASRDWLTVTLPDGRKARRETNTMPQWAGSCWYYLRFIDAQNDQAPWDRELERYWMPVDLYIGGVEHAVLHLLYARFWHKVLYDCGWVSTKEPFQKLFNQGMILAFSYLDEDGKYHHPDEVEKAEGQWRVKAGGKPVSEQIEKMSKSKLNVVNPDDVIDEYGADAMRLYELFMGPLEQVKPWQMDGVEGVYRFLGRVWRLVVDENSGDLSSTIADAPGSSQMGLWKTLHRTIKKVSEDTENLRFNTAISQMMVFVNEATAAPAVPKETLHVFLRLLAAYAPHLAEELWQRLGFEGLASLAPWPEYEEALCAEDTITIVVQVNGKVRDEMKVSRETDKAELEERALASEKVKKHLQGRDPKRVIVVPGRLVNVVG